One window of the Rufibacter radiotolerans genome contains the following:
- a CDS encoding sensor histidine kinase, which produces MKLITTIYIAISFILAMFCIVTIGYVQQTQKVRHNIESVLSTTNIIKEVGSAQRFILDMETGLRGYLLTGQLSFLEPFYQGRQRFNQSFLLLDSMTAPNAAQNKLLHQVREDVARWENTFAKPLIEGKKKVNQHSRNRSYYDSLFNATAQQGVGKQLMDKARNGFRQIRHEEERVRNERVDNTDQSLIRTNEVAIGLTIMAIITGGLTAFILGKTIKKRFRKMNNLAMSIANGKYDVALEDDRKDEISALTQSLNVMALKLQNSFTHLTKMNSELDQFAYVVSHDLKAPLRAINNLAEWISEDMTNEDPEIHKNLTILRGRVQRMENLINGILDYSRIGRKELPLTTFSVQEVLRETLENLAPPPSFKVITPSVLPTITGERTLFYQVLSNLLSNAFKYHHSQEGQVEVRYKELPGFFQFQVHDDGPGIPPEFHTKIFGIFQTMEARDVKESTGVGLSIVKKIIEEKGGRIWVESEKDKGTTFLFTWPKVTTAVPSASNLLRS; this is translated from the coding sequence ATGAAATTAATTACTACCATATATATTGCTATAAGCTTTATTCTGGCCATGTTTTGCATTGTGACCATTGGCTATGTACAGCAAACCCAAAAGGTGCGGCACAACATTGAAAGCGTACTTTCCACCACCAACATCATAAAAGAGGTGGGGTCTGCCCAGCGGTTTATCCTGGATATGGAAACTGGTTTACGCGGGTACCTGCTTACTGGGCAACTGTCTTTTCTGGAACCATTTTATCAAGGGCGACAAAGGTTTAACCAAAGCTTTTTGTTATTAGATTCTATGACAGCCCCCAATGCGGCCCAGAATAAGTTATTGCACCAAGTAAGAGAAGATGTTGCCCGGTGGGAGAATACCTTTGCTAAACCATTGATTGAAGGTAAAAAGAAGGTCAATCAGCATTCAAGAAACCGGTCTTACTATGATTCCTTGTTCAATGCCACCGCGCAGCAAGGGGTTGGGAAACAATTGATGGACAAGGCCCGGAACGGGTTCAGGCAAATAAGGCACGAAGAGGAACGGGTCAGGAATGAGCGCGTAGACAATACAGACCAATCCCTGATAAGGACCAATGAGGTAGCCATTGGCCTTACCATTATGGCCATTATCACCGGCGGGCTAACCGCTTTCATTCTGGGCAAGACCATTAAGAAGCGGTTCAGGAAAATGAACAACCTGGCCATGAGCATTGCCAACGGGAAGTACGACGTGGCCCTGGAAGATGACCGCAAAGATGAGATCAGTGCGCTTACCCAATCGTTGAACGTGATGGCCCTGAAGTTGCAGAACAGCTTTACGCATTTAACAAAGATGAACAGTGAACTGGACCAGTTCGCCTACGTGGTGTCCCATGACCTGAAAGCGCCCTTGCGTGCCATCAATAACCTGGCCGAGTGGATCAGTGAAGATATGACGAATGAAGACCCGGAGATCCACAAGAACTTAACTATCCTTCGGGGCCGGGTGCAGCGCATGGAAAACCTGATCAACGGTATTCTGGACTACTCCCGCATTGGCCGGAAAGAATTGCCGCTCACCACGTTTTCTGTGCAGGAGGTCCTGCGGGAAACCCTGGAGAACCTGGCGCCCCCACCCTCCTTCAAAGTCATTACCCCCAGTGTTCTACCTACTATTACGGGAGAACGCACGCTGTTTTACCAAGTGCTATCCAACTTGCTCAGCAACGCTTTTAAATACCACCACTCCCAGGAAGGTCAGGTAGAAGTGCGGTACAAAGAACTGCCAGGTTTTTTCCAGTTTCAGGTACATGATGACGGACCGGGTATTCCGCCGGAGTTCCATACCAAGATTTTCGGGATCTTCCAGACCATGGAGGCCCGTGATGTGAAAGAAAGCACAGGGGTTGGGCTGTCTATAGTGAAAAAGATCATTGAGGAAAAAGGCGGGCGCATTTGGGTAGAGTCAGAAAAAGACAAAGGCACCACTTTTCTTTTCACCTGGCCTAAAGTAACCACCGCGGTCCCCTCCGCCTCTAACCTGCTTCGCTCATGA
- a CDS encoding pyruvate dehydrogenase complex E1 component subunit beta: MRTIQFREALREAMSEEMRRDPKVFLMGEEVAEYNGAYKVSQGMLDEFGPERVIDTPIAELGFAGIGVGAAINGLRPIIEFMTFNFSLVAIDQVINSAAKIMSMSGGQYSAPMVFRGPTGNAGMLSSQHSQNFENWFANTPGLKVVVPSNPYDAKGLLKSAIRDNDPVIFMESELMYGDKGEVPEEEYLIPIGVADTKRAGKDVTIVSFGKMMKIALQAAEELAKEGVEAEVIDLRSVRPIDYNAILESVKRTNRLVVVEEAWPLASISSEIAFHVQHNAFDYLDAPVKRVTCRDVPLPYAPTLIEASLPNVQRVIEAVKSVTYAKA, encoded by the coding sequence ATGCGAACCATACAATTCAGAGAGGCATTGCGTGAGGCAATGAGCGAAGAAATGCGCCGCGACCCAAAGGTGTTCCTGATGGGCGAGGAAGTTGCCGAATACAACGGTGCCTACAAAGTGAGCCAGGGCATGCTGGATGAGTTTGGCCCCGAGCGCGTGATTGACACGCCTATTGCCGAGCTTGGCTTTGCCGGTATTGGTGTGGGTGCTGCCATTAACGGCCTTCGCCCCATCATTGAGTTCATGACGTTCAACTTCTCTTTGGTAGCCATTGACCAGGTGATCAACTCTGCCGCCAAGATCATGTCTATGTCAGGCGGACAGTACTCTGCCCCTATGGTGTTCAGAGGACCAACCGGTAACGCCGGTATGCTGTCTTCTCAGCACTCCCAGAACTTTGAAAACTGGTTTGCCAACACCCCGGGCCTTAAAGTAGTAGTTCCTTCTAACCCGTATGATGCCAAAGGCCTGTTGAAATCTGCTATCCGTGACAATGACCCGGTGATCTTCATGGAGTCTGAGCTCATGTACGGTGACAAAGGCGAAGTTCCTGAGGAAGAGTACCTTATTCCCATAGGCGTAGCCGATACCAAGCGCGCCGGGAAAGACGTAACCATCGTTTCCTTCGGGAAGATGATGAAAATAGCCTTGCAGGCCGCCGAAGAGTTAGCCAAAGAAGGCGTGGAGGCGGAGGTGATTGACCTGCGTTCTGTTCGTCCTATAGACTATAATGCCATTTTGGAATCTGTGAAGCGCACTAACCGCCTGGTGGTGGTGGAAGAAGCGTGGCCGCTGGCCTCTATCTCTTCTGAGATAGCCTTCCATGTGCAGCACAACGCCTTTGATTACCTAGATGCCCCGGTAAAACGCGTTACCTGCCGCGACGTTCCGCTTCCTTACGCCCCTACTTTGATTGAGGCTTCTTTGCCTAACGTGCAGCGGGTGATTGAAGCAGTAAAATCTGTGACCTACGCCAAAGCGTAA
- a CDS encoding class I SAM-dependent methyltransferase, with protein sequence MALQKPDPMGRAIEAYWKGNKEAAVLVYSDQMEPDELPASYLFREPAEMPEREQFALSQACGKVLDVGAGAGSHALALQAAGVEVTALEISDNACAVQKARGVQNILHGDFFTLPATKHDTLLLLMNGIGLAGTVEGLPHFLEVCKKWLAPGGQVLLESSDILYLYEEEDGSVLLDLNGAYYGEMTYMMEFEGERSAPFPWLFIDFNLLEQYAQEAGLAAELLLQEEDSHYIARLTVA encoded by the coding sequence ATGGCATTACAGAAACCAGACCCCATGGGCCGGGCCATTGAGGCCTACTGGAAGGGGAACAAGGAAGCAGCGGTTTTAGTGTACTCAGACCAGATGGAGCCAGATGAGCTGCCGGCGTCCTACCTTTTCCGGGAACCGGCGGAGATGCCAGAGCGCGAGCAGTTTGCCTTGTCCCAGGCCTGCGGCAAGGTGCTGGACGTAGGTGCCGGAGCCGGTTCCCATGCCCTGGCCCTACAGGCTGCCGGGGTTGAGGTAACCGCCCTTGAAATCTCTGACAACGCCTGTGCTGTGCAGAAAGCCCGCGGGGTCCAGAACATCCTGCATGGCGATTTCTTTACTTTGCCGGCCACTAAGCATGACACCTTGTTGCTACTCATGAACGGCATTGGCCTGGCCGGCACGGTGGAAGGTTTGCCCCATTTCCTGGAGGTCTGCAAAAAATGGCTAGCGCCGGGGGGACAGGTCTTACTGGAATCCTCAGATATTCTGTACCTGTATGAGGAAGAAGACGGGTCTGTCTTGCTGGACCTGAACGGCGCCTATTACGGCGAGATGACCTATATGATGGAATTTGAGGGAGAGCGCAGCGCTCCTTTTCCGTGGCTGTTCATTGATTTCAACTTATTGGAGCAATACGCCCAGGAGGCCGGCCTTGCGGCCGAACTCCTCTTGCAGGAAGAAGATTCCCACTACATTGCCCGGCTAACGGTGGCCTAA
- a CDS encoding PspC domain-containing protein — MKQVQLFLGSQAFGVCTKLGEKLGLATSSIRLSFIYLSFLTFGSPVLVYLVLAFWLNIRKHLRRERSTVWDI, encoded by the coding sequence ATGAAACAAGTTCAACTTTTCCTGGGAAGCCAAGCCTTTGGGGTATGTACCAAATTAGGGGAGAAATTAGGGTTGGCTACCAGTAGCATTCGCCTTTCGTTTATTTATTTATCCTTCCTAACGTTTGGGTCACCGGTGTTGGTGTACCTGGTACTGGCTTTTTGGCTGAATATCAGAAAACACCTAAGAAGAGAGCGCAGCACCGTCTGGGACATTTAA